The following are encoded in a window of Variovorax paradoxus genomic DNA:
- a CDS encoding tRNA-uridine aminocarboxypropyltransferase, with product MSAALVPRPQCTACLRPLSACICRWVAPTAHAVEVLVLQHPLEVHQAKGSARLLHLSLAHCRLVVGEAFAVPVWPVDGKHTLLLYPDSLQDTAPDLRGPPPLPPEWPQAPSRLRLVVLDGTWRKSRKMLYQSPPLQQLPRLALRNLPPSHYRIRKAHGPDQLSTLEATCYALCQLEGDAARFQPLLNAFDGFVEYLEQAGGQRNAQTDKSRPRPRVTGFI from the coding sequence ATGTCCGCCGCTTTGGTCCCACGCCCCCAGTGCACCGCTTGCCTGCGCCCGCTCAGCGCCTGCATTTGCCGCTGGGTCGCGCCCACCGCCCACGCGGTGGAGGTACTGGTGCTGCAGCACCCGCTGGAGGTACACCAGGCCAAAGGCAGTGCCCGCCTGCTGCACCTCAGCTTGGCGCACTGCCGCTTGGTGGTGGGTGAGGCATTTGCCGTGCCCGTCTGGCCGGTGGACGGCAAGCACACGCTGCTGCTGTACCCGGACAGTCTGCAAGATACCGCCCCGGACCTGCGGGGCCCACCCCCGCTACCGCCCGAGTGGCCGCAAGCCCCGTCGCGCCTGCGCCTGGTCGTGCTGGACGGCACCTGGCGCAAAAGCCGAAAGATGCTCTACCAAAGCCCGCCACTTCAACAGTTGCCCCGCTTGGCCCTGCGCAACCTGCCGCCTTCGCACTACCGTATCCGCAAAGCCCATGGGCCCGACCAACTGTCCACGCTGGAGGCGACCTGCTACGCCTTGTGCCAACTGGAAGGCGATGCGGCGAGGTTCCAGCCTTTGTTGAATGCCTTCGACGGGTTTGTAGAGTACTTGGAGCAGGCTGGCGGGCAGCGAAACGCGCAAACCGACAAGTCCCGCCCTCGACCAAGGGTTACGGGTTTCATTTAA
- a CDS encoding NADPH-dependent F420 reductase: MNIGIIGSGNIGSTLARNLKALGHEVQIANSRGPATLAAFAAETGVVAATVEQASGAADLVIIAIPQLAVADLPHDVLRKNPAVVVDAGNYYPTRDGVVAQVEQGATDSEWIASVVGRPVVKAFNNILAESLATRGHSGGSAGRIALSVAGDNTEAKHLVQDLVRELGFDAIDGGTLAESWRQQPGTPAYCKDLNAAQLKEALASASKTEIPSYRKAADSAAAPYLTPFKG, encoded by the coding sequence ATGAACATTGGAATCATTGGGTCGGGCAACATTGGCAGCACACTCGCCCGCAACCTCAAGGCCTTGGGCCACGAAGTGCAAATTGCGAACTCGCGGGGACCGGCCACGCTCGCGGCTTTCGCGGCCGAGACTGGGGTGGTGGCTGCAACGGTCGAGCAAGCGTCAGGTGCTGCGGACTTGGTCATCATCGCCATCCCGCAACTGGCGGTCGCCGACCTTCCCCATGACGTGCTGCGCAAGAACCCTGCTGTCGTCGTCGACGCAGGCAACTACTACCCCACCCGTGATGGTGTCGTGGCGCAGGTCGAGCAAGGGGCCACGGACAGCGAATGGATTGCTTCGGTAGTGGGCAGGCCCGTCGTCAAAGCCTTCAACAACATCCTGGCTGAGAGCTTGGCGACACGCGGCCACTCGGGTGGAAGCGCCGGACGCATTGCACTTTCAGTTGCCGGCGACAACACTGAAGCCAAGCACCTTGTACAAGACTTGGTCCGCGAGTTGGGGTTCGATGCCATTGATGGCGGAACACTCGCTGAATCGTGGAGGCAGCAACCCGGAACCCCCGCGTACTGCAAAGACCTGAACGCCGCGCAACTCAAAGAAGCATTGGCAAGCGCGAGCAAGACGGAGATACCGAGCTACCGCAAAGCCGCTGATAGCGCCGCGGCACCCTACCTGACGCCTTTCAAGGGCTGA
- a CDS encoding LysR family transcriptional regulator, producing the protein MRPDLDSLALFLRAIEHGSLSKAAAESHMVLSAASRRLAILESQLGVGLLNRTSKGVTPTGAGESLAMHARQILRDVDRMRADLSDYAQGATGRVRLHANASAMGQFLPDDVASFRLRYPEIRVSVEEHRSVYIVQAIRDRQADVGVITSEAVDPALHFIPYRTDRLVAIVRQKHPWRGREVSFEELLDFDFVGLEDDSAISRTMEDAAMSARKVLRLRVRVKSFEAVCRMIEAGMGVGILPEGAAVTYRKEMKLRFINLTDAWASRRMYLCTRQEALSFPQRRLVDHLLARGMP; encoded by the coding sequence ATGAGACCCGACCTGGATTCGCTGGCGCTGTTCCTGCGCGCCATTGAGCACGGCAGCCTGTCCAAGGCCGCCGCCGAGAGCCACATGGTGTTGTCGGCCGCGAGCCGGCGCCTGGCCATCCTCGAGAGCCAGCTCGGCGTGGGGCTGCTCAACCGCACCTCGAAGGGCGTGACGCCCACGGGCGCGGGCGAGTCGCTGGCGATGCATGCGCGCCAGATCCTGCGCGACGTGGACCGCATGCGCGCCGACCTGTCCGACTACGCGCAGGGCGCCACCGGCCGCGTGCGGCTGCATGCCAACGCGTCGGCAATGGGGCAGTTCTTGCCCGACGACGTGGCGAGCTTTCGGCTGCGCTACCCCGAGATCCGCGTGAGCGTTGAAGAGCACCGCAGCGTCTACATCGTGCAGGCCATCCGCGACCGCCAGGCCGACGTGGGCGTGATCACCAGCGAGGCGGTCGACCCGGCCCTGCACTTCATTCCGTACCGCACCGACCGGCTCGTGGCCATCGTGCGCCAGAAGCATCCGTGGCGCGGGCGCGAGGTATCGTTTGAAGAACTGCTCGACTTCGACTTCGTGGGGCTCGAAGATGACTCGGCCATCTCCCGCACCATGGAAGACGCCGCGATGAGCGCGCGCAAGGTGCTGCGGCTGCGTGTGCGCGTGAAGAGCTTCGAAGCCGTGTGCCGGATGATCGAAGCGGGGATGGGCGTGGGCATCCTGCCCGAGGGCGCGGCGGTGACTTACCGCAAGGAGATGAAGCTGCGCTTCATCAACCTCACCGATGCGTGGGCTTCACGTCGGATGTACCTGTGTACGCGGCAGGAGGCGTTGAGTTTTCCGCAGCGTCGGTTGGTGGATCATCTGTTGGCGCGGGGCATGCCTTAA
- a CDS encoding indolepyruvate ferredoxin oxidoreductase family protein has product MATHELASVALDDKYTATEGRIYLSGIQALVRLMLVQKWRDQQAGLNTAGFVSGYRGSPLGGLDEALWKAQPQLEANAVKFLPGVNEELAATAVWGTQQVHLTGESAVDGVFAMWYGKAPGVDRCGDVFKHMSHAGTSPKGGILLVAGDDHGASSSTLPNQSDHLFAASMIPMLYPQSVEEYIELGLHGFAMSRFAGLPVGFKALADTVESSGSIAAGALDVHTRLPKDFVFPPGGVHARLSTDTLGVQARKQEALMQDYKIYAAIAYARENRLNRVTIDSPQARLGIVASGKSYRDVLEALEELGIDADEAARIGIRLFKVSMPWPLEPDSIREFADGLEEILVVEEKRQIVEYQLKEHLYNWRENVRPRVIGKFDEQGEWGAHPRGQWLLPATADFSVAQIARVIAGRVARFHTSDRIRMRLAILDAKDVVLGKAVATPSRPAWYCAGCPHNTSTKVPEGSLALAGIGCHVMATAIYPEHNRTTTHMGGEGAPWLGQAWFSKRKHVFANLGDGTYYHSGSLAIRAAVAAGVNITYKILYNDAVAMTGGQPVDGPITVPRIAHQVAAEGVKRLALVAEDPTRWADRSLLPPDRDGFALSVHHRDDMDAVQRELRGFEGVSVLIYDQVCAAEKRRRRKKGEFPQAARRVFINDAVCEGCGDCGEQSNCTALLPKPTDLGLKRSVDQSACNADESCIKGFCPSFVTVEGVKPRKHAPVAAKAAEEPALPAPVPLALEGMHNILITGIGGTGVITIGALIGMAAHLEGKGVSVLDMTGMSQKNGSVTSHVRIARDAAQLKAQRIPTGEADLILGCDMLTAGAPDAIARMRPGRTYALVNTFEQPTGHFAQQPDWEFPAAQVRALIEESVEGRADFIDATQLATRLMGDAIAANLFLLGFAFQKGFVPLSAEALDKAIEINGVAVKANQAAFRWGRKAALDLAAVTRQAAPAQVVSLQKPQSFEALVADRTAFLTSYQNAAYARSYADLVERVRDAEQRTRGSTVLAKAVASGLFKLMAYKDEYEVARLYADPRFLEKLGEQFEGKPVLRFHLAPPVLGRRDAEGRAVKTSFGPWMLGAFRVLAKLRGLRGTALDPFGRTAERRMERQLVADYRAMVEDLLARFERIDFDTALSLARLPEQIRGFGHVKEESIVSARVRWEMLRGQLDAVAPARAARAEPMAA; this is encoded by the coding sequence ATGGCAACCCACGAACTCGCCAGCGTTGCGCTGGACGACAAATACACGGCCACCGAAGGCCGGATCTACCTGAGCGGTATCCAGGCGCTGGTGCGCCTCATGCTCGTGCAGAAATGGCGCGACCAGCAGGCCGGCCTGAACACCGCGGGCTTTGTCTCGGGCTACCGCGGCTCCCCGCTCGGCGGCCTGGACGAAGCGCTGTGGAAAGCCCAGCCGCAACTCGAAGCCAATGCCGTCAAGTTCCTGCCCGGTGTGAACGAAGAGCTGGCTGCCACCGCGGTGTGGGGCACGCAGCAGGTGCACCTGACCGGCGAGAGCGCGGTCGATGGCGTGTTTGCCATGTGGTACGGCAAGGCGCCCGGCGTGGACCGCTGCGGCGACGTGTTCAAGCACATGAGCCACGCGGGCACCTCGCCGAAGGGCGGCATCCTGCTGGTGGCGGGCGACGACCACGGCGCGTCGTCCTCTACCCTGCCCAACCAGAGCGACCACCTGTTCGCGGCCTCGATGATCCCCATGCTCTACCCACAGAGCGTGGAGGAATACATCGAGCTGGGCCTGCACGGTTTTGCGATGTCGCGCTTTGCCGGCCTGCCGGTCGGCTTCAAGGCGCTGGCCGACACGGTGGAGTCGTCGGGCTCCATTGCCGCGGGCGCGCTCGACGTGCACACGCGCCTGCCGAAGGACTTCGTGTTCCCGCCCGGCGGCGTGCATGCGCGGCTGTCGACCGACACGCTCGGCGTGCAGGCGCGCAAGCAGGAAGCGCTGATGCAGGACTACAAGATCTACGCCGCCATCGCCTACGCGCGCGAGAACCGCCTGAACCGCGTGACCATCGATTCGCCGCAGGCGCGGCTGGGCATCGTGGCCTCGGGCAAGTCGTACCGCGACGTGCTCGAAGCGCTCGAAGAACTGGGCATCGACGCCGACGAGGCCGCGCGCATCGGCATCCGCCTGTTCAAGGTGTCGATGCCCTGGCCGCTGGAGCCGGATTCGATCCGCGAGTTTGCCGACGGGCTCGAAGAGATCCTGGTGGTCGAAGAGAAGCGCCAGATCGTCGAGTACCAGCTCAAGGAGCACCTGTACAACTGGCGCGAGAACGTGCGCCCGCGCGTGATCGGCAAGTTCGACGAACAAGGCGAATGGGGCGCGCACCCGCGCGGCCAGTGGCTGCTGCCGGCCACGGCCGACTTCTCGGTGGCGCAGATCGCGCGCGTCATTGCCGGGCGCGTGGCGCGCTTTCACACCAGCGACCGCATCCGCATGCGGCTGGCGATTCTCGACGCGAAAGACGTGGTGCTCGGCAAGGCCGTGGCCACGCCTTCGCGCCCGGCCTGGTACTGCGCGGGCTGCCCGCACAACACCTCGACCAAGGTGCCCGAAGGCAGCCTCGCGCTCGCGGGCATCGGCTGCCACGTGATGGCCACGGCGATCTACCCCGAGCACAACCGCACCACCACGCACATGGGCGGCGAAGGCGCGCCGTGGCTGGGGCAGGCGTGGTTCTCCAAGCGCAAGCACGTGTTCGCGAACCTCGGCGACGGCACTTACTACCACTCGGGTTCGCTCGCCATTCGCGCGGCCGTGGCGGCGGGCGTGAACATCACCTACAAGATCCTCTACAACGACGCGGTCGCGATGACGGGCGGCCAGCCGGTCGACGGACCGATCACCGTGCCGCGCATCGCGCATCAGGTCGCGGCCGAAGGCGTGAAGCGCCTCGCGCTGGTGGCCGAAGACCCGACGCGCTGGGCCGACCGCAGCCTGCTGCCGCCCGACCGTGACGGCTTTGCACTGAGCGTGCACCACCGCGACGACATGGACGCAGTGCAGCGCGAGCTGCGCGGCTTCGAGGGCGTGTCGGTGCTGATCTACGACCAGGTGTGTGCGGCCGAGAAGCGCCGTCGTCGCAAGAAGGGCGAGTTTCCGCAAGCCGCACGTCGCGTGTTCATCAACGACGCCGTGTGCGAAGGCTGCGGCGACTGCGGTGAGCAGTCGAACTGCACCGCCCTCCTGCCCAAGCCAACCGACCTGGGCCTGAAGCGCAGCGTGGACCAGAGCGCGTGCAACGCCGACGAGTCGTGCATCAAGGGCTTCTGCCCGAGCTTCGTGACGGTCGAAGGCGTGAAGCCGCGCAAGCATGCGCCCGTGGCCGCGAAGGCCGCCGAGGAACCTGCCCTGCCCGCGCCGGTGCCGCTCGCGCTGGAAGGCATGCACAACATCCTCATCACCGGCATCGGCGGCACGGGCGTGATCACCATCGGGGCGCTGATCGGCATGGCGGCGCACCTCGAAGGCAAGGGCGTGAGCGTGCTCGACATGACGGGCATGTCGCAGAAGAACGGCTCGGTCACGTCACACGTGCGCATTGCGCGCGATGCGGCGCAGCTGAAGGCGCAGCGCATTCCCACCGGCGAGGCCGACCTGATTCTTGGCTGCGACATGCTCACGGCCGGCGCGCCCGACGCCATCGCACGCATGCGGCCGGGCCGCACCTACGCACTGGTCAACACCTTCGAGCAACCGACGGGGCACTTCGCGCAGCAGCCCGACTGGGAGTTTCCGGCCGCGCAGGTGCGTGCGCTCATCGAAGAATCGGTCGAAGGCCGCGCCGACTTCATCGACGCCACGCAGCTGGCCACGCGCCTCATGGGCGACGCCATCGCGGCCAACCTGTTTCTGCTGGGCTTCGCGTTCCAGAAGGGGTTTGTGCCGCTGTCGGCCGAAGCGCTCGACAAGGCCATCGAGATCAACGGCGTGGCCGTGAAGGCCAACCAGGCCGCGTTCCGCTGGGGCCGCAAGGCCGCGCTCGACCTTGCGGCGGTCACGCGCCAGGCCGCACCGGCGCAGGTGGTGTCGCTGCAGAAGCCGCAGAGCTTCGAGGCGCTGGTGGCCGACCGCACCGCGTTCCTGACGTCGTACCAGAACGCCGCCTACGCACGCAGCTACGCGGACCTCGTCGAACGCGTGCGCGACGCCGAGCAACGCACGCGCGGCAGCACGGTGCTCGCCAAGGCCGTTGCTTCGGGCCTCTTCAAGCTCATGGCCTACAAGGACGAGTACGAGGTGGCACGCCTGTACGCCGACCCGCGCTTCCTGGAGAAGCTCGGCGAGCAGTTCGAAGGCAAGCCCGTGCTGCGTTTTCACCTGGCGCCGCCCGTGCTGGGCCGGCGCGACGCCGAAGGCCGCGCGGTGAAGACCAGCTTCGGCCCGTGGATGCTCGGTGCCTTCCGCGTGCTCGCGAAGCTGCGCGGCCTGCGCGGCACGGCGCTCGATCCGTTCGGCCGCACGGCCGAGCGCCGCATGGAGCGCCAGCTGGTTGCCGACTACCGCGCGATGGTTGAAGACCTGCTCGCGCGCTTCGAGCGCATCGACTTCGACACGGCCCTGTCGTTGGCGCGCCTGCCGGAGCAGATCCGCGGCTTCGGGCATGTGAAGGAAGAAAGCATCGTGTCGGCGCGCGTGCGGTGGGAGATGCTGCGCGGGCAGCTCGATGCTGTGGCGCCTGCGCGGGCCGCTCGGGCGGAGCCGATGGCCGCTTGA